In one Pseudomonas sp. SCA2728.1_7 genomic region, the following are encoded:
- a CDS encoding beta-ketoacyl-[acyl-carrier-protein] synthase family protein gives MTAYLNALGVICALGRDKSEIARNLFAGDCSGMRRESGWVAERELPVAAVHGELAPIPAELADQRSRNNQLLLEAALQIRDDIDQAIQTYGRDRIGVVLGTSTSGIDEASRGLAHYIREQQFPVEYDYRQQELGAPANFLADWLQLSGPAYVISTACTSSARALMSAQRLLDLGLCDAVLCGGVDSLCKLTLNGFSSLEAVSDERCNPFSANRSGINIGEAAVLFVMSKQQGEGPAIALLGAGASSDAHHISAPEPTGRGALQAMHKALNRAHLHATQISYLNLHGTATQHNDAMESLAVAELFPEGVACSSTKPMTGHTLGAAGALEAAFCWLSLSTDNPDHALPPHVWDAQPDPALPPLKWVTASERLTSIAPRYLMSNSFAFGGNNVSLIIGDAP, from the coding sequence ATGACCGCTTACCTGAATGCCCTCGGGGTGATTTGCGCGCTGGGTCGCGACAAGTCGGAAATCGCCCGCAACCTGTTCGCCGGCGACTGCTCGGGCATGCGCCGCGAGTCTGGCTGGGTGGCGGAACGTGAGTTGCCGGTGGCCGCCGTCCACGGCGAACTGGCGCCGATCCCGGCAGAACTCGCCGATCAGCGCAGTCGAAATAATCAGCTGTTGCTGGAGGCGGCGTTGCAGATTCGCGATGACATTGATCAAGCGATCCAGACCTACGGCCGCGACCGCATCGGTGTCGTGCTCGGCACCAGCACCTCGGGCATCGACGAGGCCAGCCGTGGTCTGGCGCATTACATTCGCGAGCAGCAGTTCCCGGTGGAATACGATTACCGTCAGCAGGAACTCGGCGCGCCCGCAAATTTCCTCGCTGACTGGCTGCAACTGAGCGGCCCGGCCTACGTGATTTCCACCGCTTGCACTTCCAGCGCCCGCGCCCTGATGAGCGCTCAGCGCCTGCTCGATCTGGGCTTGTGCGACGCCGTGCTGTGCGGTGGCGTCGACAGTTTGTGCAAGCTGACGCTTAACGGTTTTTCGTCGCTGGAAGCAGTGTCGGACGAGCGCTGCAATCCGTTCTCGGCCAACCGCAGCGGTATCAACATCGGCGAAGCGGCGGTGCTGTTCGTCATGAGCAAACAGCAAGGCGAAGGCCCGGCCATTGCCCTGCTCGGCGCCGGCGCCAGTTCCGACGCGCATCACATTTCCGCCCCTGAGCCGACCGGGCGCGGCGCGCTGCAAGCAATGCACAAGGCCTTGAACCGCGCGCACCTGCATGCCACGCAAATCAGCTATCTGAACCTGCACGGCACCGCCACTCAACACAACGACGCGATGGAAAGTCTGGCGGTCGCCGAACTGTTTCCCGAGGGCGTCGCCTGCTCATCGACCAAACCGATGACCGGCCACACCCTCGGTGCGGCCGGCGCACTGGAAGCAGCGTTTTGCTGGTTGAGCCTGAGCACCGACAACCCCGACCACGCCTTGCCGCCACATGTCTGGGACGCTCAGCCCGATCCCGCGCTGCCGCCGCTGAAGTGGGTGACCGCGAGCGAACGCCTGACGTCCATTGCACCCCGCTACCTGATGAGCAACTCGTTTGCCTTCGGCGGCAACAACGTCAGCCTGATTATCGGAGACGCCCCATGA
- a CDS encoding hotdog family protein, whose amino-acid sequence MTAWPLAELLPHAGDMILIDSILSFDEEQIFTRLTVKPEGLFSLPDGSLPAWVGVELMAQSVAAFAGCHARLKGNPVELGFLLGTRKFECNVEAFPAGSDLTIHGLRSLEDDNGMGVFECHIHGAGIHASARLNVFRPPQVTQYLQQTQESNDD is encoded by the coding sequence ATGACGGCCTGGCCGCTCGCCGAACTGCTGCCCCACGCGGGCGACATGATTCTGATCGACAGCATCCTCAGCTTTGACGAGGAGCAGATTTTCACCCGCCTCACGGTCAAGCCCGAAGGCTTGTTCAGCCTGCCCGACGGCAGCCTGCCGGCATGGGTCGGCGTCGAACTGATGGCACAGAGCGTCGCCGCGTTTGCCGGTTGCCACGCGCGACTCAAAGGCAATCCGGTGGAGCTGGGGTTCCTGCTCGGCACACGCAAGTTCGAGTGCAACGTCGAAGCGTTCCCCGCCGGTAGCGATCTGACCATTCATGGTCTGCGTTCGCTGGAAGACGACAACGGCATGGGCGTATTCGAATGTCATATCCACGGCGCCGGCATCCATGCCAGCGCGCGGCTGAACGTGTTCCGCCCACCCCAGGTCACTCAATATCTGCAACAGACACAGGAGTCGAACGATGACTGA
- the fabG gene encoding 3-oxoacyl-ACP reductase FabG, whose protein sequence is MTESVLVTGSSRGIGRAIALRLAQAGHDIVLHCRSGVTEAQSVQGEIEALGRKARILQFDVADRATCKTILEADVESHGAYYGVVLNAGLTRDGAFPALSDDDWDVVLRTNLDGFYNVLHPVMMPMIRRRAAGRIVCITSVSGLIGNRGQVNYSASKAGVIGAAKALAIELGKRKITVNCVAPGLIDTAMLDENVPVEELMKMIPAQRMGTPEEVASAVNFLMSAEASYITRQVLAVNGGLC, encoded by the coding sequence ATGACTGAATCCGTACTGGTCACCGGCTCCAGCCGTGGCATTGGCCGCGCCATTGCCTTGCGTCTGGCGCAGGCCGGGCACGATATCGTCCTGCATTGCCGCAGCGGCGTGACCGAAGCGCAAAGCGTTCAGGGTGAAATCGAAGCCTTGGGGCGCAAGGCGCGGATCCTGCAATTCGACGTTGCCGATCGCGCAACCTGCAAAACCATTCTGGAAGCCGACGTCGAAAGCCATGGCGCCTATTACGGCGTGGTGTTGAACGCCGGGCTGACCCGCGACGGTGCCTTTCCGGCGCTGAGCGACGACGATTGGGACGTGGTGTTGCGCACCAACCTCGACGGTTTCTATAACGTGCTGCACCCGGTGATGATGCCGATGATCCGCCGTCGCGCCGCGGGTCGCATTGTCTGCATCACCTCGGTGTCGGGGCTGATCGGCAACCGTGGCCAGGTCAATTACAGCGCCTCCAAGGCCGGCGTGATTGGCGCGGCAAAGGCGTTGGCGATCGAGCTGGGCAAGCGCAAAATCACGGTTAACTGCGTCGCACCGGGCCTGATCGACACGGCGATGCTCGACGAAAACGTGCCGGTGGAAGAATTGATGAAAATGATCCCCGCGCAACGCATGGGCACCCCGGAAGAGGTGGCCAGTGCGGTGAATTTCCTGATGTCGGCGGAAGCCTCGTACATCACCCGCCAGGTCCTGGCGGTCAACGGAGGCTTGTGCTGA
- a CDS encoding beta-ketoacyl-ACP synthase, with translation MKRVVVTGMAGITSLGSDWETIAGNFAANRSGIRRMDEWDRFSELNTRLAGPIDDFAVPAHWTRKQLRSMGRVSRLAVRAAENALADAGLLGDESIKDGRMGVACGSSTGSTDEIKAFGNMLLNSVAEGLNANSYVRMMPHTTAANISIFFGLTGRLIPTSSACTSGSQGIGYAYEAIKFGRLPLMLAGGAEELCPTEAMVFDALYATSLKNDAPQTSPRPYDKGRDGLVIGEGGGMLVLEELEHALARGAHIHAEIVGFGSNADGQHTTRPEQVTMRRAMELALEDAGLTPDAIGYVNGHGTATEQGDIAETLATSSLFGERMPISSQKSFLGHTLGACGALESWFSIEMMNRDLYVHTFNLDEVDPHCGKLDYLRGEFRQMHHDYVMNNNFAFGGVNTSLIFRRWH, from the coding sequence ATGAAGCGCGTCGTCGTCACCGGCATGGCCGGCATCACCTCGCTGGGCAGCGACTGGGAGACCATCGCCGGCAATTTCGCGGCCAACCGCAGCGGCATCCGCCGGATGGACGAGTGGGATCGCTTCAGCGAACTCAACACGCGCCTGGCCGGGCCGATCGATGATTTTGCAGTGCCGGCGCACTGGACGCGCAAGCAATTGCGCAGCATGGGCCGGGTATCGCGGCTGGCGGTTCGTGCGGCAGAAAACGCCCTGGCTGACGCCGGTTTGCTCGGTGACGAATCGATCAAGGATGGGCGGATGGGCGTCGCTTGCGGCTCGTCCACCGGCAGCACCGACGAGATCAAAGCGTTCGGCAACATGCTGCTCAACTCGGTCGCCGAAGGCCTCAATGCCAACTCCTACGTGCGGATGATGCCGCACACCACCGCCGCCAACATCAGCATCTTCTTTGGCCTCACCGGTCGCTTGATCCCGACGTCCAGCGCCTGCACCAGCGGCAGTCAGGGCATCGGTTACGCCTACGAGGCGATCAAGTTCGGGCGTCTGCCGTTGATGCTCGCCGGCGGCGCCGAAGAGCTGTGCCCGACCGAGGCCATGGTCTTCGATGCGCTCTACGCCACCAGCCTGAAAAACGATGCGCCACAGACCAGTCCACGCCCGTACGACAAGGGCCGCGATGGTCTGGTGATCGGTGAAGGTGGCGGCATGCTCGTGCTCGAAGAGCTGGAACACGCCCTCGCCCGTGGTGCGCACATCCACGCCGAGATCGTCGGCTTCGGCAGCAACGCCGACGGCCAGCACACCACGCGCCCGGAACAAGTGACCATGCGTCGTGCAATGGAACTGGCGCTGGAAGACGCCGGCCTGACGCCGGACGCCATCGGTTACGTCAATGGCCACGGCACCGCTACAGAACAGGGCGACATTGCCGAAACACTGGCAACCAGCAGTTTGTTCGGCGAGCGCATGCCGATCAGTTCGCAGAAAAGCTTCCTCGGCCACACACTCGGCGCCTGCGGCGCACTGGAGTCGTGGTTCAGCATCGAGATGATGAATCGCGACCTGTACGTGCACACGTTCAACCTCGACGAGGTCGATCCGCACTGCGGCAAACTCGATTACCTGCGCGGCGAATTCCGCCAGATGCATCACGACTACGTGATGAACAACAATTTCGCTTTTGGTGGCGTCAATACCTCGTTGATTTTCCGCCGCTGGCACTGA
- a CDS encoding transcriptional regulator: MIEKFTKWDSIDYLKTDEDLVTYLEVCLDQAGDDLQFIAKVYGTITRARLRMLGDAPKCSRKGLVRL, from the coding sequence ATGATCGAAAAATTTACGAAATGGGACTCTATCGATTATTTGAAAACTGATGAGGACTTGGTGACCTATCTTGAGGTTTGCCTGGATCAGGCAGGGGACGATCTTCAGTTCATCGCCAAAGTGTACGGGACGATTACCCGTGCCCGCCTCAGGATGTTGGGCGACGCCCCAAAATGTTCCCGCAAGGGGCTTGTGAGACTCTGA
- a CDS encoding excinuclease: MQVKALIAAALFALLPSASHATNLMYMPFETVLSDAVRAGRLDGSVKFYLLGNGPQGTQQLLRSGVVSDLKTNGFNKSDHDSCEWVLQSNLIKLQADAKRVGANAVVNIVSYYDQHVRKDLNTYECRAGIFVTRVALKGDLVRLP; encoded by the coding sequence ATGCAAGTGAAAGCCCTGATCGCCGCTGCGCTTTTCGCGCTACTGCCCAGCGCCAGCCACGCCACCAATCTCATGTATATGCCCTTCGAAACCGTGCTGTCGGACGCCGTTCGCGCCGGGCGGCTGGATGGCAGTGTGAAGTTCTATCTGCTCGGTAATGGGCCACAGGGGACTCAGCAGTTGTTGCGCAGCGGGGTGGTCAGTGATTTGAAGACCAACGGATTCAACAAGAGTGATCACGATTCCTGCGAGTGGGTGCTGCAATCGAATCTGATCAAGTTACAGGCCGATGCCAAGCGGGTCGGGGCGAATGCGGTGGTCAATATCGTCAGTTACTACGACCAGCATGTGCGCAAGGATTTGAATACGTATGAATGCCGGGCAGGGATTTTTGTCACGCGGGTGGCGTTGAAGGGGGATTTGGTGCGGTTGCCCTGA
- a CDS encoding LysR family transcriptional regulator, whose translation MELRHLRYFIAVAEELHFGRAAQVLGISQPPLSQQIQALEQEVGARLFERTNRRVELSEAGRLFLEEARLVLAQVDKAADVARRAQLGELGELKIGFTSSAPFNSTIPQAIFAFRQRFPAVHLNLREMSSTQVAEGLVDESIEVGIMRPLGLPDSLSVVELMREPLVAVLGSKHPLAQGSEEGLFLSALALEPFVFFPRSYGSGLYAQLLSLARDAGFSPHFAQEAGEAMTIIGLVAAGLGVSVLPASYQRMRIDGVVYRPLLDPEAVSAVWLVQRKDQKSPMAKAFVDLLTRKVEPSKA comes from the coding sequence ATGGAATTGCGTCATCTGCGCTACTTCATCGCCGTCGCCGAAGAGCTGCATTTTGGCCGCGCCGCACAGGTGCTGGGGATTTCTCAGCCACCGCTGAGCCAGCAGATTCAGGCGCTGGAGCAAGAGGTTGGCGCGCGGCTGTTTGAACGGACCAATCGTCGGGTCGAGCTGAGTGAGGCCGGGCGGTTGTTTCTCGAAGAGGCGCGGCTGGTGCTGGCGCAGGTCGACAAAGCGGCGGACGTCGCCCGGCGTGCGCAGCTCGGTGAACTGGGCGAGTTGAAGATTGGTTTCACCTCGTCGGCACCGTTCAACTCAACTATTCCCCAGGCAATCTTTGCCTTTCGTCAGCGTTTTCCGGCGGTGCACCTCAACCTTCGCGAGATGAGTAGCACGCAAGTTGCTGAGGGCCTGGTGGATGAGTCGATCGAGGTTGGCATCATGCGCCCGCTGGGTTTGCCGGATTCGCTGAGTGTGGTGGAGTTGATGCGAGAGCCGCTGGTCGCCGTGCTCGGTTCCAAGCATCCATTGGCGCAGGGCAGTGAAGAAGGGCTGTTCCTCTCGGCGCTGGCGCTGGAGCCCTTCGTGTTCTTTCCGCGCAGTTACGGCAGCGGGCTGTATGCGCAATTGCTGAGTCTGGCGCGCGATGCCGGGTTCAGCCCGCACTTTGCGCAAGAGGCGGGGGAGGCGATGACCATCATCGGCCTGGTCGCAGCGGGGTTGGGGGTTTCGGTGCTGCCGGCGTCCTATCAGCGGATGCGCATCGACGGCGTGGTCTATCGCCCGTTGCTCGATCCGGAAGCGGTGTCGGCGGTGTGGCTGGTGCAGCGCAAGGATCAGAAATCGCCGATGGCCAAGGCTTTCGTAGATTTGCTCACGCGCAAAGTCGAACCTTCAAAGGCGTGA
- a CDS encoding MFS transporter, which produces MKTAVAPLAHEVPPAAADDVVAELQEIYIEKGTPMFMRTVLALFSGGFATFALLYCVQPMMPLLSHEYGINAAQSSLILSVATGMLAIGLLITGPISDRVGRKPVMVTALFAAALCTMASAMMPSWEGVLIMRALIGLSLSGLAAVAMTYLSEEIHPQHIGLAMGLYIGGNAIGGMSGRLITGVLIDFVSWHTAMLVIGGLAMIAAAVFWKILPESRNFRSRSLHPRSLLDGFTMHFRDAGLPLLFLEAFVLMGAFVTLFNYIGYRLLAAPYNLDQVFVGLLSVVYLSGIYSSAKIGSLADKLGRRKVLWATIALMFAGLALTMFTPLLLVIVGMLIFTFGFFGAHSVASSWIGRRATKAKGQASSLYLFSYYAGSSIAGTAGGVFWHLGGWNGIGLFIGALLLIALLVALKLAKLPPLSGVKA; this is translated from the coding sequence GTGAAAACTGCTGTCGCGCCCCTTGCCCATGAAGTCCCGCCTGCTGCGGCGGACGATGTCGTCGCCGAGCTGCAAGAGATCTACATCGAAAAAGGCACGCCGATGTTCATGCGCACGGTGCTGGCGCTGTTCAGCGGCGGCTTCGCGACGTTTGCCCTGCTCTACTGCGTGCAGCCGATGATGCCGCTGCTGTCCCACGAGTACGGGATCAATGCGGCGCAAAGCAGCCTGATCCTCTCGGTGGCCACCGGCATGCTCGCTATCGGCCTGTTGATCACCGGGCCGATTTCCGATCGGGTCGGGCGCAAACCGGTGATGGTGACTGCTCTTTTCGCAGCGGCGCTGTGCACCATGGCCAGCGCGATGATGCCGAGTTGGGAAGGCGTGCTGATCATGCGTGCGCTGATCGGACTGTCGCTGAGTGGGCTGGCGGCGGTGGCAATGACCTATCTGAGTGAAGAGATCCATCCGCAACACATCGGTCTGGCGATGGGTTTATACATCGGCGGCAACGCGATTGGCGGGATGAGCGGGCGCTTGATCACCGGCGTGCTGATCGACTTCGTCAGCTGGCACACGGCGATGCTGGTGATCGGTGGTCTGGCGATGATTGCCGCCGCGGTGTTCTGGAAGATTCTTCCGGAGTCGCGCAACTTCCGTTCACGCTCACTGCACCCGCGCAGTTTGCTCGATGGCTTCACCATGCACTTTCGCGATGCCGGTCTGCCGCTGCTGTTTCTGGAGGCATTCGTGCTGATGGGTGCATTCGTCACCCTGTTCAACTACATCGGTTATCGCTTGCTAGCCGCGCCGTACAACCTCGATCAGGTGTTCGTGGGTCTGCTGTCGGTGGTGTATCTGTCGGGGATCTACAGCTCGGCGAAGATCGGTTCGCTGGCGGACAAACTGGGGCGACGCAAAGTGCTGTGGGCGACGATTGCGCTGATGTTCGCCGGACTGGCGTTGACCATGTTTACGCCGCTGTTGCTGGTGATTGTCGGCATGTTGATTTTCACCTTTGGCTTTTTTGGCGCGCACTCGGTGGCGAGCAGCTGGATTGGTCGGCGGGCGACCAAGGCCAAGGGGCAGGCGTCATCGTTGTACCTGTTCAGTTATTACGCCGGGTCGAGCATTGCCGGCACGGCGGGCGGGGTGTTCTGGCATCTCGGCGGCTGGAATGGCATCGGCTTGTTTATCGGCGCGCTGTTACTGATCGCGCTGCTGGTCGCATTGAAGCTGGCGAAGTTGCCGCCTCTCAGCGGTGTCAAAGCCTGA